The following are encoded together in the Pan troglodytes isolate AG18354 chromosome 6, NHGRI_mPanTro3-v2.0_pri, whole genome shotgun sequence genome:
- the ZNF775 gene encoding zinc finger protein 775 yields MESGLAGNGTGAGLVMKVKQEKPERLLQTLAPQAMLVEKDKENIFQQHRGLPPRQTMGRPRALGGQEESGSPRWAPPTEQDAGLAGRAPGSASGPLSPSLSSGEGHFVCLDCGKRFSWWSSLKIHQRTHTGEKPYLCGKCGKSFSQKPNLARHQRHHTGERPFCCPECARRFSQKQHLLKHQKTHSRPATHSCPECERCFRHQVGLRIHQRAHARDRQGSRAGLHELIRDAAARRACRLQPGPPRGRPEWAWLGLCQGWWGQPGARTAVSGPEGPGEPRQFICNECGKSFTWWSSLNIHQRIHTGERPYACPECGRRFSQKPNLTRHLRNHTGERPHPCPHCGRGFRQKQHLLKHLRTHLPGAQAAPCPSCGKSCRSRAALRAHQRAHAVAEPAVPAGEPGDQPQAEAIPGLAARPRSSQRSPAARDALWGRGQAGLAGPGEPRQFICNECGKSFSWWSALTIHQRIHTGERPYPCPECGRRFSQKPNLTRHRRNHTGERPYLCPACGRGFSQKQHLLKHQRVHRAAPACSPKEEAR; encoded by the exons ATGGAGAGTGGCCTGGCTGGCAACGGCACAg GAGCTGGGCTGGTGATGAAGGTCAAGCAGGAGAAGCCGGAGCGGCTGCTGCAGACGCTGGCGCCGCAGGCCATGCTTGTGGAGAAGGACAAGGAGAACATCTTTCAGCAGCACCGGGGCCTCCCGCCACGCCAGACCATGGGGCGGCCTCGAGCCCTGGGGGGACAGGAGGAGtctgggagtccaaggtgggcccCTCCCACTGAGCAGGATGCGGGGCTGGCAGGCCGGGCTCCCGGGTCAGCCTCCGGCCCCCTGAGCCCCTCGCTTTCCTCCGGCGAGGGTCACTTTGTATGCCTGGACTGCGGGAAGAGGTTCAGCTGGTGGTCGTCCCTGAAGATCCACCAGCGCACCCACACCGGGGAGAAGCCGTACCTCTGCGGCAAGTGCGGCAAGAGCTTCAGCCAGAAGCCGAACCTGGCGCGCCACCAGCGGCACCACACGGGCGAGCGACCCTTCTGCTGCCCCGAGTGCGCGCGGCGCTTCAGCCAGAAGCAGCACCTGCTCAAGCACCAGAAGACCCACTCCCGGCCCGCCACCCACTCGTGCCCCGAGTGCGAGCGCTGCTTCCGTCACCAGGTGGGCCTCCGCATCCACCAGCGCGCGCACGCCCGGGACCGCCAGGGCTCCCGCGCCGGCCTGCACGAGCTGATTCGGGACGCGGCGGCGCGCCGGGCCTGTCGCCTGCAGCCGGGGCCGCCGCGGGGGCGCCCCGAGTGGGCCTGGCTGGGGCTCTGCCAGGGCTGGTGGGGCCAGCCCGGGGCCCGGACCGCGGTCTCCGGCCCCGAGGGGCCGGGCGAGCCGCGCCAGTTCATCTGCAACGAGTGTGGCAAGAGCTTCACCTGGTGGTCGTCGCTGAACATCCACCAGCGCATCCACACTGGCGAGCGCCCCTATGCGTGCCCCGAGTGCGGCCGCCGCTTCAGCCAGAAGCCCAACTTGACGCGGCACCTGCGCAACCACACAGGCGAGCGCCCGCACCCCTGCCCGCACTGTGGCCGCGGCTTCCGCCAGAAGCAGCACCTGCTCAAGCACCTGCGCACGCACCTGCCCGGCGCCCAGGCTGCGCCCTGCCCCAGCTGCGGTAAGAGCTGCCGCAGCCGCGCCGCGCTGCGCGCCCACCAGCGCGCCCACGCTGTCGCTGAGCCCGCCGTTCCGGCCGGGGAACCGGGCGACCAGCCTCAGGCCGAGGCCATCCCGGGCTTGGCCGCGAGGCCGCGGAGCTCCCAACGGTCCCCGGCGGCCCGGGACGCGCTGTGGGGCCGGGGACAAGCGGGCCTCGCTGGGCCTGGCGAGCCGCGCCAGTTCATCTGCAACGAGTGCGGCAAGAGCTTCTCGTGGTGGTCGGCGCTCACCATCCACCAGCGCATCCACACGGGTGAGCGGCCCTACCCGTGCCCCGAGTGCGGCCGCCGCTTCAGCCAGAAGCCCAACCTGACGCGGCACCGGCGCAACCACACAGGCGAGCGGCCCTACCTGTGTCCCGCCTGCGGCCGCGGCTTCAGCCAGAAGCAGCACCTGCTCAAGCACCAGCGCGTGCACCGCGCGGCCCCTGCGTGCAGCCCCAAGGAGGAGGCGCGCTAG